The Malus domestica chromosome 06, GDT2T_hap1 genome has a segment encoding these proteins:
- the LOC103436889 gene encoding transcriptional regulator SUPERMAN has translation MAELGLLTRTDLQNLALSQQNQNQTQLSNPNLVPEAWMWNPKPAQEPEDDSWEVRAFAEDTGNVMGTTWPPRSYTCTFCRREFRSAQALGGHMNVHRRDRARLHQSPPQMSPAAVSSASTSSFIIPTQEFVNANGGLCLVYQLPSPDSINGASFNTATSLMSSSRTHGHGVESSSPSTLLSISPNIPPHDYLVSVVPPAGRSNSNSQYCHSNKSSARDDPEPSKSGTEKGNFEELDLELRLGHGRPAVPS, from the coding sequence ATGGCTGAACTTGGCCTTCTCACCCGGACCGATCTCCAGAACTTAGCTCTAtcacaacaaaatcaaaatcaaacccAGTTATCAAACCCTAACTTGGTCCCCGAAGCCTGGATGTGGAACCCTAAGCCAGCTCAAGAACCCGAAGATGACTCATGGGAGGTGAGAGCCTTTGCGGAGGACACCGGTAATGTAATGGGCACCACATGGCCTCCAAGGTCTTACACTTGCACATTTTGTAGAAGGGAATTCCGATCCGCTCAAGCCCTAGGAGGCCACATGAATGTGCACCGCCGTGACCGGGCCCGCCTCCACCAATCCCCTCCTCAGATGAGCCCGGCAGCAGTCTCATCAGCTTCCACTTCCTCATTCATAATCCCAACTCAAGAATTTGTGAATGCAAATGGTGGATTATGCCTTGTTTACCAATTGCCAAGCCCTGATAGTATAAATGGTGCATCCTTCAATACTGCGACAAGTTTGATGAGCTCGAGTAGAACACATGGCCATGGTGTTGAGTCATCATCACCATCCACTCTTCTTTCAATTTCACCCAATATTCCACCTCATGACTACTTAGTGTCAGTTGTGCCACCAGCTGGAAGAAGCAATTCTAATTCCCAATATTGTCACTCAAACAAATCATCGGCTCGTGATGATCCGGAACCCTCAAAGTCTGGAACCGAAAAGGGCAATTTTGAAGAGCTTGATTTAGAGCTTCGGCTTGGGCATGGCCGACCGGCAGTACCATCTTGA